In Finegoldia magna ATCC 53516, a genomic segment contains:
- the thiM gene encoding hydroxyethylthiazole kinase, whose amino-acid sequence MDDLKNKLSEIYSELYNKNNLIHCLTNAISINDMANAVLSVNQSPFMADNPREVEDVTKNCDSLLINLGNITDYRIESIKKSVRIANENKVPITLDLVGVSASRLRLDLTLEILQKHKVTCIKGNYSEIKSLCIEDLSTKGVDSKKLEVNDVINYCKDLHDKYHSIVVATGQTDIVCANEIYLLNNGDERLSKITATGCVVGSLIACTLSVSQSIEACILAISMMNISCEMVDKNVGLSSFKIGLYDNLSKIKWEQIKENINARKVES is encoded by the coding sequence ATGGATGATTTGAAAAACAAACTTTCAGAAATTTATTCTGAGCTTTATAACAAAAACAATCTGATTCATTGCCTTACAAATGCGATATCCATCAATGATATGGCAAACGCTGTACTAAGTGTTAACCAAAGCCCGTTTATGGCAGATAATCCTAGAGAAGTGGAAGATGTTACGAAAAATTGTGATTCTCTACTTATAAATCTTGGGAATATAACTGATTACAGAATAGAATCAATCAAAAAATCGGTGCGAATCGCAAATGAAAATAAAGTCCCAATCACGTTGGATTTGGTGGGAGTGAGTGCGTCACGATTAAGGCTTGATTTAACGCTAGAAATCTTGCAAAAACACAAGGTAACTTGCATAAAGGGAAATTATAGTGAGATAAAATCACTGTGCATTGAAGATCTTAGCACAAAAGGTGTGGATTCAAAAAAACTTGAAGTAAACGATGTGATAAATTACTGCAAGGATTTACACGACAAATACCATTCAATCGTTGTAGCAACTGGACAGACAGATATTGTGTGTGCAAATGAAATTTATCTACTTAACAATGGAGATGAAAGGCTTTCGAAAATCACTGCGACAGGTTGTGTTGTGGGAAGTTTGATAGCATGTACACTTAGTGTATCGCAATCGATAGAGGCATGTATTCTGGCAATTAGTATGATGAATATTAGCTGTGAAATGGTGGATAAAAATGTTGGACTTAGTTCGTTTAAAATCGGCTTGTATGATAATTTATCCAAAATAAAATGGGAGCAAATAAAGGAGAATATAAATGCGAGAAAAGTTGAATCTTAG
- the thiW gene encoding energy coupling factor transporter S component ThiW gives MTRNNSTLIKMIMLSIFVAIGVVISPILRVVGFCPTQHFVNIVCAVFLGPWYALLCATLIGIIRMSLMAIPPLALTGAVFGAFLSGVLYKRTNKLIMACIGEVIGTGIIGSIVSVPVMKFFFGKSNLTLFFYTPSFILATLMGATVAYAFLKAMQKNKMLDKLKESING, from the coding sequence ATGACAAGAAATAATTCAACTTTAATTAAAATGATAATGCTTTCAATATTTGTCGCAATTGGCGTTGTAATATCTCCGATTTTAAGAGTTGTAGGATTTTGTCCGACGCAACATTTTGTAAATATCGTGTGTGCGGTGTTTTTGGGACCGTGGTATGCATTGTTGTGTGCAACTTTGATTGGAATAATCAGAATGTCACTTATGGCAATACCACCGTTAGCACTTACAGGAGCGGTATTTGGTGCGTTTTTATCGGGTGTGCTATATAAGAGAACGAATAAATTGATTATGGCTTGTATAGGCGAAGTTATTGGCACAGGAATAATAGGATCGATCGTAAGCGTTCCTGTTATGAAGTTTTTCTTTGGGAAAAGCAATTTGACGTTGTTTTTCTACACACCGTCTTTTATTCTAGCGACATTAATGGGAGCGACTGTTGCATATGCATTTTTAAAAGCTATGCAAAAAAATAAAATGCTGGACAAATTAAAGGAAAGTATCAATGGATGA